Genomic window (Bosea vaviloviae):
TGCTCGGAATCACGCAGTTCGAGCGTTCCGTCCGGCATCACGGTGCGGCCGGGCAGGAATTTCAGCGTGGCGGGATTGGGTGTTGCTTCGGTCTGGATGAACATGGCTAACCTCCGGCGCCGGCGGGTCAAGGCCGCCGTTCCTGCTCCCGATATAGGCCCGGCGTTGGAATCATTCCAGCAGGAAGCGCGCTCTTCGTCATGGTCGGGCTCGTCCCGGCCATCCACGCCTTCCCTCGTCACGCCAGCGCGTCGATCTCCTCATCCTCCAGAAAGCCCGGCACGATGGCGACCGGGATCGGGAAGGTGCCGGCGGATTTGCCGGCGAGCGCGCTGACGAGAGGGCCCGGGCCGTCGCGCCCGGTGCCGGCGGCGAGCACGAGCAGGGAGATGTCCTCGTCCGCTTCGATCAGCTTGACCACCTCGTCGGCCTTCACGCCGGTGCGCACGACCTTTTCGGGCTCGAGTCCGGCGAGCGTCCGCACGGCGTTCGCCGCCGCGTCGATCAGCGCCTCGGCCTGCGCCTCGGCTTCGGCCTGCATCACCTCGCCGACGCCGAGCCATGTCTCGTGCTCGGGCGGCGTGACCACGCCGAGCAGCACGATCGAGGCGCCGACGCGGGCGCAGCGCCGCGCCGCGAAGCGCACCGCCTTGGCGCATTCCGCGCTGTCGTCGACCACCGCGAGGAATTTCGGGCGATGGCCCGCTTCATAGGACCGTCGTCGCTTGACCATTGGGATGACCTGTCGCCGCTTCGAGAATTGGGACGCCTCGGATCGTTGCGATCCAAGGCGTGTGACCGGCTCTCACTCAAAACAGAGGCGGACGATTCACGCTTCGGGATGTGTCGTCCCGAACCGATCGCGCGCCAGGAGCCGGCATGGTGAACCGCGCCGCAGCGTCAGCGCAAGCCCACCGAGGTTGCAGCGGAAAACTCAGCGCCGCACGAAGCCGATTATGTCCTTGACGTCGGCCAGGATCGGCGCGGCGATGGCTTGCGCGCGCTCCGCCCCATTGCCGAGAATCGCGTCGATATGGGCGGGTTCGGCGAGCAGACGGCGCATTTCGCCGGCGATGGGCGCGAGCTTGGCGACGGCGAGATCGACCAGCGCCGCCTTGAAGCCGGAGAACTGCCCGCCGCCGAACTGGCTCAGCACCTGCGCCTTGGTGACGCCTTCGAGCCCGGCATAGATGCCGACGAGGTTCTCGGCCTCGGGCCGGCCTTCCAGCCCCTTTTCCTCGGAGGGCAGCGCTTCCGCATCGGTCTTGGCCTTGCGCACCTTCTGGGCGATGGTCTCGGCATCGTCGGTCAGGTTGATCCGCGAATAGTCGGACGGATCGGATTTCGACATCTTCTTGGTGCCGTCGCGCAGGCTCATCACGCGCGGCGCCGGGCCCTGCGTCATCGGTTCGGGCAGCGGGAAGAAGCCGAGATCGCCAGTGCCGAGATTCCGCTCCGCGATCTCAGTCGCGAAGTCGTTGTTGAACTTCTGGGCGATGTCGCGTGTCAGCTCGAGATGCTGCTTCTGGTCCTCGCCGACGGGCACATGCGTGGCCTTGTAGAGCAGGATGTCGGCCGCCATCAGGCTCGGATAGGCGTAAAGACCGAGCGAGGCGTTCTCGCGATCCTTGCCGGCCTTCTCCTTGAACTGGGTCATGCGGTTCATCCAGCCCAGCCGCGCGACGCAATTGCAGATCCAGGCGAGCTCGGCATGGCCGGAGACCTGGCTCTGGTTGAAGATGATGCTTTTCTTGGTGTCGATGCCGGCCGCGACATAAGCCGCGGTGACCTCGCGGATCGCCCGCTTCAGATCGGCGGGGTCCTGCCACATGGTGATCGCGTGCATGTCGACGACGCAATAGATGCATTCATGCGTCTGCTGCATCGCGACCCAGTTGGTCAGCGCGCCCAAATAATTGCCGAGATGCAGCGTCGAAGTCGGCTGCATGCCCGAGAAGACGCGCTGGTGAAAGGTCGCCATCGGGCGCTCCGTGATCACGAACGAGGAAAAGGAGGGGGGCTTCTGGCTCATGCCCGCCGCTTGCGCAAGTAGCGCGGCAAGGGGAAGGCGCCAAAGGCGCCCAGCAGCCAGCCGACAGCGCCATAGGCGAGAGCTCCCCCAGTGCACAGAGCCAGCAGCGCCACGACCCGCCAGGGCGTCGATTGCGGCGGCGCCAGCCTGGCGGCGAGCAGCGAGGAGAGAACCAGCAGAACGCCCAGCATGATGGCGCTGGCCGCGAGGCTGGCGACGATGGGACGCAGATTTGCAATGCTGGGGCGCCAGATTCCGTCACGCAGCAGCGCAATGCCAAGCAGCATTGCCTGCGTCAGGAAAGCCAGGCTCGCCGCGCAGGCCGCCATCTGGGCGGCGTTGCCGTCTCCGGCCAACGCATAGCCGCCCAGCGCCGCGACGAGGACGGCGAGACACCCCGCCAGCAGGGGCAGGCGTGGCGTCTGGCGGGCGAAATAGACCTGTCCGAAGACTTTCGCGATGACGGCGAAGGGCAGGCCGAGCGCAAAGCCCGCGAGCGCGGCGGCGGTGCGGGCGCGATCCTCGGCGCCGAAGCGGCCATGCTCGAACAGCACGGAGACGATCGGTTCCGCCAACACGAAAAGCGCGAGCGCCGCCGGCAGCGCCAGCGCGAGGCCCAGCGCCAGCGCCTGTCCGAGCCGGGCGTCCGGCCCGCTCGTCTTCGCCGAATCGGCCATTTCGGACAAGACGACGGTGCCCATCGCCACGCCGACGAAGCCGAGCGGCAGCTGAAAGACACGGTCGGCATAATATAGCGCGGCGACCGAGCCCGGCTCGGCGGAGGCGATCTGCGTCGCCACCAGCAGCACGAGCTGCGCGGTCGAGGCCGCCAGCAAGGTCGCGCCGCCGGTCGCGACCAGCCGTGCCATCTCAGGCGACCAGCGCAGGCTCGGGCGCGCAAGCCCCATCTTGCGCAGGGCGAACAGGATCAGGCCGAGATGGGCGAGCCCGGTCAGGCTGACCAAGGCAGCTTGCGACTGCGCCGCAAGCTCGGCCTCCAGGCCGCGCCCCAGCGAGACCATGAGGAAGCCGACCAGAAGCGCGTTCATCAGCGCGGGCGCGAGCGCGGCCAGCGTGAAGCGCTTCTCCGCGTTGAGCACGGCCGCCAGCATGGCGGCCAGCGTCGTCAGCAGCAGGAAAGGCAGCATCAGCCTGGTGTAATGCGCGGCGAGCGCCAGCGTCTGCGGCTCCTCCGCGAAGCCGCCGGCCAGGCCCAGCACGACCCAGGGCGCAAAGATTTCGCCGAGCACGACCAGGCCAAGCAACAGCAGGCCGAGATGTCCGACCGCCTCACCGGTGAACCGCCTGGCCGCCGCCCCGCCGCGCTCCGCCTTGATGGCGAGGTAGAGCGGCACGAAGGGCGCGTTCAACCCGCCTTCGCCGAGCACGCGCCGCACCAGATTGGGCAGGCGCAGCGCGGCGAGAAAGGCGTCAGCCACCGGGCCTGCGCCCAATAACCTTGCGATCAGCACGTCGCGGGCGAAGCCGAGCAGGCGCGACAGGATCGTCGCCGTGCCGACGACCGCGGAATCGCGGGCGAGGCGGGATGATTCCGGCGCGTCCTCCGCCGGCTTCTGCATCAGAGGATGAACCGGCTCAAATCGGCGTTCTTCGCGAGATCGCCGATGCGCGCCTCGACATAGGCTCCGTCGATCGTGACCGTGTCGCCGGAGCGGTCGGGCGCGGTGAAGGAAATCTCGTCGAGAATGCGCTCGATCACGGTCTGCAGCCGCCGCGCGCCGATGTTCTCGACCGTCGAATTCACATCCACCGCGATGCGCGCGATCGCGTCGATCGCGTCCGGCGTGAAGGTCACCGTCACCTCCTCGGTCGCCATCAGCGCCACCGTCTGCTTGATCAGGCTCGCTTCCGTCTCGGTCAGGATGCGCTTGAAATCCTCGACGTCGAGCGGGTGCAGTTCGACTCGGATCGGCAGGCGGCCCTGCAATTCCGGCAAGAGGTCGGAGGGTCGCGAGACGTGGAAGGCGCCCGACGCGATGAACAGGATGTGGTCGCTCTTCACCGCACCGTGCTTGGTCGCGACCGTCGTGCCCTCGATCAGCGGCAGGAGGTCGCGCTGCACGCCCTCGCGCGAAACGTCGGCCCCGCTTTTGCCCTCGCGGGAGCAGATCTTGTCGATCTCGTCGAGGAAGACGATGCCGTTGTTCTCGACCTCGCGGATCGCGGCCTGGACGATCGCCTCCTGGTCGATCAGCTTGTCGCTCTCCTCGGTCAGGAGCGGGCCATAGGCGTCCTTGACCAGCACGCGCCTCGGCTTGCCCTTCTGGCCGAAGGCCTTTCCGAACATGTCGCTGAGATTGATCGCGCCGATCGAGGCGCCGGGCATGCCGGGAAGCTCGAACATCGGCGCGGCCGAGCTGCCGCCCGATGCGATCTCGACCTCGATTTCCTTCTCGTCGAGCTCGTTGGCGCGCAGCTTGCGGCGGAAGCTGTCGCGGGTCGCGGGGCTCGCGGTCGAGCCGACCAGCGCGTCGAGCACGCGCTCCTCGGCGGCGATATGGGCTTTTGCCTGCACGTCCTTGCGCCGGCTCTCGCGCACCAGCCCGATCGCGACCTCGACGAGATCGCGCACGATCGATTCGACATCGCGGCCGACATAGCCGACCTCGGTGAACTTGGTCGCCTCGACCTTGAGGAAGGGCGCGCCGGCGAGCTTGGCGAGGCGACGCGCGATCTCGGTCTTGCCGCAGCCGGTCGGCCCGATCATCAGGATGTTCTTGGGAGAAACCTCCTCGCGCAGCGGTCCTTCGAGCTGCTGCCGGCGCCAGCGATTGCGCAGCGCGATGGCGACAGCGCGCTTGGCGTCATTCTGGCCGACGATGAAACGGTCGAGTTCGGAGACGATCTCGCGGGGAGAGAAGGAGGTCATTTGCTGTCCGTAAATCAGGCCGTCAGACGGCGTCCAGCGTCTCGATGACGAGGCTGTGGTTGGTGTAGACGCAGATGTCGCCGGCGATCTTCATCGCCTTGCGCACGATCGTCTCGGCATCCGATTCGATATCGATCAGCGCGCGCGCAGCCGAGAGCGCATAATTGCCGCCGGAGCCGATCGCCATCACCGAGCCATGCTCGCTCGTCTCCGGTTCCAGCACGTCGCCGGTGCCCGAGATCAGGAGCGAGACCTCCTTGTCGGCGACGAGCAGCATCGCCTCCAGCCGGCGCAGATAGCGGTCGGTGCGCCAGTCCTTGGCGAGCTCGACGCAGGCGCGCAGCAATTGGGTCGGGTATTGCTCGAGCTTTGTCTCCAATCGCTCGAACAGCGTGAAGGCGTCGGCCGTGGCTCCCGCGAAGCCCGCGATCACCGCGCCCTTGGCGAGGCGGCGCACTTTTTTTGCATTGCCCTTCATGATGGTCTGGCCGAGCGAGACCTGGCCGTCGCCGCCGATCACGACCTTGCCGCCCTTGCGGACCATCAGGATGGTGGTGGCGTGCATCACGGGGGCGTTGCTGGTTTCTGACATTGCGATTTTGCTTCGGCTTTTGACAATTGGGTGTCGCCAACATGTTCAGGCTGGAGCCCGGTATCAAGAGCAAGCGAGCGAAACGCTGAACCGGCAGCGACCAGATGAGCCCCTTCCGTCATGGTGGGGCTCGTCCCGACTATCCACGTCTTTCCCGTCGAGGTCGGTGTTCAAGACGTGGATGCTCGCCACAAGGGCGAGCATGACGGCCGGTGCTCCGATCGCGATGGCCTTCGCCGTGCCCGCCTGCTAAAGCGGGCGAAATTCCGCAAACGCGAAATTCCACAAACAACAGAGGCCGGCATGCGTTCTGGCGAAGTGAAGCGCCGCACCAATGAGACCGACATCGCGGTCAAGCTCGTGCTCGACGGCACCGGCAAGGCCGAGATTGCGACCGGCGTCGGCTTCTTCGACCATATGCTCGACCTGTTCGCCCGCCATTCGCTGATCGACACCAGCATCACCGTGAAGGGCGACACCCATATCGACGATCACCATTCGGTCGAGGATGCCGGCATCGCATTGGGCGAGGCGCTTCGCCAAGCGCTCGGCGACAAGAAGGGCATCCGCCGCTATGCCGACGTGCATCTGCCGATGGACGAGACGCTGACCCGCGTCGCGGTCGACGTCTCCGGCCGGCCGTTCCTCGTCTTCCGCACGCTTTTCAAGGCGGAGAAGATCGGCAGCTTCGACACCGAATTGGTGCGCGAGTTCTTCCAGGCTTTCGCGATGAATGCCGGCATCACACTGCATGTCGAGACGCTCTATGGCGACAACGCCCATCATATCGCCGAGAGCTGCTTCAAGGGCCTGGCGCGCGCCTTGCGGCAGGCGCTCGAGGTCGATCCGCGCGAGGGCGGCCGCGTGCCCTCGACCAAGGGCGCTCTCTGAGGAGACGACGATGGCGTTCTATACCGTGATGATCCCGCCGCCGGGCTCCGGCGGTCCGCGCGAGGAGATCGAGCAGGCGCGCCTGCTGCCGGAGACGTTTACCTGGTCGGCCTTCGTGCTGGGCGGGTTCTGGCTGCTGTTCAACCGGCTCTGGCTGGCGACCGTCGTTTTCGCGCTTATCTGGGGCGCGCTGTTCTATGTGCAGAGCCGCTTCGGCCTCAGCACCGGTGCGTTGCTCCTGGCGCATTGGGCGCTGGCGCTGTTTCTTGGTTTCGAGGGCCAGAACCTGATCGCCCGCAAGCTCGCGCGCCAGGGCTGGCGGCTGGCCGATGTCGTCGAGGCGCGGGGACTGCCCGAGGCCGAGCGGCGCTATTTCGAGCGTGCCCTGGCCGGCGAGGTCGTGCCGCCGCGCGCGGCCCCGGTTGCACCCGCACGCCCGCAGCCCGCAGCCTCGCTGCCGATCATCGGCCTGTTCCCGGAGGCGCGGGGCCGATGAGCCAGCTCGTCACCATCATCGACTACGGCTCGGGCAATCTGCACTCGGCCGCCAAGGCTTTCGAGCGTGCGGCGAGCGAGGCCGGCATTGCCTCGACCATCCGCGTCACCAGCGACACCGCCGAGGTGCGCCGGGCCGATCGCATCGTGCTGCCTGGTGTCGGCGCCTTCGCCGATTGCCGGCGCGGGCTCGATGCCGTGCCGGGCATGGTCGAGACCCTCGATGAGGTCGTCCGCCGGAAGCAGCGGCCTTTCCTGGGCATCTGCGTCGGCATGCAGCTTCTGGCCTCGCGCGGGCTCGAATACACCGTGACGCAGGGCCTTGGCTGGATTCCAGGCGATGTCGCACTGATCGTGCCCGATGATGACAGCCTCAAGATCCCGCATATGGGCTGGAACACCCTGCACAAGCAGGACGAGCATGCGCTGCTCGACGGCATCGAGACCGGGCCGGAAGGGCTGCACGCCTATTTCGTGCACTCTTATGCGCTGACGCCCACGCGGTCTGAGGATGTGCTGGCGCTGACCGAGCATGGCGGCCCCGTCACCGCGATGGTGGCGCGTGGCAATGTCGCCGGCACGCAGTTCCACCCCGAGAAGAGCCAGAAGCTCGGCTTGAAGCTGATCGCCAATTTCCTCAGGTGGACGCCGTGATTCTGTTTCCCGCCATCGATCTCAAGGATGGCCAGTGCGTCCGCCTCAAACAGGGCGACATGGGCCAGGCCACCGTCTTCAATGACGATCCGGCTGCTCAAGCAGCCGCCTTCGAGGCCCAGGGCTTCCACTGGCTGCATGTGGTGGATCTCGACGGCGCCTTCGCGGGCAAGCCGATGAATGCGGCGGCTGTCGAGGCGATCCTCGCCCGCGTCGCCTTCCCGGTGCAGCTCGGCGGTGGCATCCGCGACATGGCGACTGTCGAGGGCTGGCTGAGGAAGGGCGTGCGCCGTGTCATCATCGGCACGGCCGCGGTGCGCGATCCCGGCTTCGTCAAAGCGGCGGCAAAGGCCTTTCCGGGCCAGGTCGCGGTCGGCATCGATGCGCGCGACGGCTATGTCGCAGTCGAAGGCTGGGCCGAAACCTCGGCGCTGGCGGCGGATGATCTCGGCCGCCGCTTCGAGGATGCCGGCGTCGCGGCGATCGTCTACACCGACATCGCCCGCGACGGCATGCTCCAGGGCATCAATTGGGACGGCACCATCGCGCTGGCGAAGGCCTTGACGATCCCCGTCATCGCCTCGGGCGGGCTTGCCTCCATGGCCGACATCGAGCGGCTCTGTGCGCCCGATGCGGCAATCCTGGAGGGCGCGATTACGGGCCGGGCGCTCTATGACGGGCGGATCGACCCGAGCGCTGCGCTGGCGCGGGTGGCGAAGGCCGGAAGCGAGGCGGCGGCCTGAGCCGCCGACTGCTGCCGGTTTGATCCCTCACTTCACGAACTGGTTGTAGATCCCGGCGAATTCGCCTGTCGCCTTGGCCAGATGCAGCCATTGGTCGACGAAGGCCTTGAAGGTCGCGTCGCCGCGCGGGAGCATGTAGCCCATCTCGCCATATTGCAGCGGCTCGTCGGGATTGACAGCGCATAAGCCGGGCTTGGCCTTCTCCTGGACCTTGGTCTCGATCGATTCCGAGATCATCAGATCGGCCCGGCCGGCCAGGATCTCGTCGAAGATGGTGACATTGTCCGGGTAGACGCGGATGTCGGCCTTCTTGAAGTTCGCCCGCACGAAACGCTCATTGGTGCCGCCGGGATTGACCACGACACGGGTCTCCGGCTTGTCGATGTCGGCGATTGTCTGGAACTTCGCCTTGTCGGCGCAGCGCACGATCGGCGCCTTGCCGTTGATGAGGTAAGGCGCGGAGAAGAAGACCTTCTTCTGTCGGTCGAGCGTCACCGAAATGCCGCCCATGGCGACGTCGCATTTTCCCGCCCCCATATCGGTCAGGAGATCGGACCATTTCGTCTGGACGAACTTGGCCTCGACGCCGAGCGCCTTGGCGAGCGATTTCGCCAGCTCGATGTCGATGCCCTCATAGCTGCCGTCCTTGGCGAGGGTGAACGGCTTGTAGTCGCCGGTGGTGCAGACCTGCAGCGCGCCGCGGCTCTGGATGCCGTCGAGCTGGCTCGCCGGGGCCTGGGCGAGCGCAGCTGCGCTCAGGCCGAGCCCGGCAGCGAGGCCAAGCCCGACAGTGAGGCACTTGAATACCGTCGTGATCATCGTGGAAACCCCTCGGTTTTTGCTTATGGCGAGCAGGAGAGCAGGGAACGCGCCACCGATCAATCCGGGCCCCCTGCGGGCTGTGTTTGCGTGCCGGGCGGCCGCGGCGCTATATGCGCTCGATTATCCGATTTCGCCTTGACCCAGCAGCACTGATGACCCTGAAAACCCGCATCATCCCCTGCCTCGACGTCAAGGACGGCCGCGTCGTCAAGGGCGTGAAGTTTCTCGATCTCGTCGACGCCGGCGATCCGGTCGAAGCCGCCAAGGCCTATGACGCGGCGGGCGCCGATGAGCTCTGTTTTCTCGACATCACGGCGAGCCATGAGGATCGCGGCATCCTGTTCGATGTCGTCACCCGCACGGCCGAGGCCTGCTTCATGCCGCTGACGGTGGGCGGCGGCGTGCGCAAGGTCGAGGATATCCGGGCGCTGCTGCTGGCGGGGGCCGACAAGGTCTCGATCAACACGGCGGCCGTGACCAATCGCGGTTTCGTCAAGGAGGCGGCGGAAAAGTTCGGCGGCCAATGCGTCGTCGTCGCCATCGACGCCAAGCAGGTTTCGCCCGGCCGCTGGGAGATCTTCACCCATGGCGGGCGCAACGCCACGGGGCTCGAGGCCGTCGCCTTCGCCCGCGAGGTCGTCTCGCTCGGCGCCGGCGAACTGCTCGTCACCTCGATGGACCGCGACGGCACCAAATCGGGCTATGACCTCGGCCTGACCGAGCGCATCGCCGATGCCGTCTCGGTTCCCGTGATCGCCTCGGGCGGCGTCGGCGATCTCGACGATCTCGTGGCGGGCGTGCGGGATGGCCATGCCAGCGCGGTGCTCGCGGCCTCGATCTTCCATTTCGGCACCTACACGATCCAGCAGGCCAAGGACCACATGGCGGCGGCGGGCCTGGCGATGCGGCTGGATTGAGCTGATGAGCGCTTTCACCCTCGCGGACCTCGAACGCATCATCGCCGAGCGCGCGAAAGCCTCGCCCGAGGAATCCTGGACGGCGAAGCTCATCGCGGCGGGGCCTGAACGCGCTGCAAAAAAGCTCGGAGAGGAGGCGGTGGAGGCCGTCATCGCCGCCGTGAAGGGCGATCGCGACGAGCTGATCGCCGAAAGCGCCGATCTGCTCTATCATCTGTTAGTCGTGCTTTTGTCACGCGATGTTGCATTGCGGGACGTGTTGAGCCAGCTTGAGGCCCGCACGGTGCGCTCCGGTCTGGCGGAGAAGGCCGCGCGGTCCCGTTGAGAAGCCGAGGCTAGTCCTGCGTTGAACCTCGAAGCCTGGAATGCGGGTCGCCTCATGGACCAGCGTCTGATCCCTGCCCCGGCCGATCCCGAGCTGGGCTCGCCCTATCGCAGCTTCACGCGCGATGAATGGGCGCACTTGCGCGCCGACACGCCGCTGACGCTGTCGGTTGACGACCTGACCAAGCTGCAATCGATCAACGACCCGATCTCGCTGGACGAGATCGTGGCGATCTACCTGCCGCTGTCGCGCCTGCTCTCGCTTTATGTCGCGGCCACGCAAGGCCTGTTCAAGGCGACGCAGCGCTTCCTGATGGCCGAGGCCGAGGTCAAGGTTCCCTATATCATCGGCGTCGCCGGCTCGGTCGCCGTCGGCAAGTCGACCACGGCGCGCGTGTTGAAGGCGCTGCTCTCGCGCTGGCCCAACACGCCCAAGGTCGAGCTCGTCACCACTGACGGCTTCCTTTTGCCCAATGCCGAGCTGGAGCGGCGCGGGCTGATGCAGCGCAAGGGCTTTCCCGAAAGCTATGACGGCTCGGCGATCCTGCGCTTCCTCTCCGACGTCAAGGCCGGCAAGCCGTCGGTCTCCGCCCCGGTCTATTCGCATCTGGTCTATGACGTGATGCCGGGCGAGGAGGTCACGGTCGAGCGGCCCGACATCCTGATCCTGGAAGGCCTGAACGTCCTGCAGCCGAGCCGCATGCCCAAGGACGGCAAAGTCATCCCCTTCGTCTCGGATTATTTCGACTTCTCGGTCTATCTCGACGCCGACGAGAACGATCTGCATCGCTGGTACGTCAACCGCTTCATGACCTTGCGCCAGACCGCCTTCCGCGATCCGCGCTCCTTCTTCCGCAAATATGCCGAGATCGACGAGGACGAGGCGCTTTCGATCGCGGAGAAGCTCTGGAGCGGCATCAACCTGCCGAACCTGCAGGAAAACATCCTGCCGACCCGCCAGCGCGCCAGCCTGATCCTGACCAAGGGCGCGAGCCACCGCATCCAGCAAGTGGCGCTGCGGCGGCTGTAGAGCCGGCATGACGACCTATGTCGCCCTTCTGCACTCGATCGTGCTCGGCCCCGGCAAGCGGCTGGTGATGGCGGATCTGAAGGCTATGGTGGCGGCGCTCGGCTTTGGCGATACGCGCAGCTGGGTCGCCACCGGCAATCTGATCTTCGAGGGCGAGGACGAGCCCCTCCCCGCAATTGAGAGCCGATTGGAAGCGGCTTTCCGTACGCGTTTCGGCAAGCATGTCGATATCATCCTGCGCACGGCGCAGGCCTGGCGGCGGCTTGCCGCCCAAAATCCCTTCCCGGAAGGGAATAGCGCCGATATCGGCATCCGCGTCATGCGAAGCCCACTCGGCCCGGACGCCTTGTCCAGGCTCGGCAGGATCGCCACGCCCGGTATTGGGCTCGCCCTCGCGGACGGTGAT
Coding sequences:
- the coaA gene encoding type I pantothenate kinase translates to MDQRLIPAPADPELGSPYRSFTRDEWAHLRADTPLTLSVDDLTKLQSINDPISLDEIVAIYLPLSRLLSLYVAATQGLFKATQRFLMAEAEVKVPYIIGVAGSVAVGKSTTARVLKALLSRWPNTPKVELVTTDGFLLPNAELERRGLMQRKGFPESYDGSAILRFLSDVKAGKPSVSAPVYSHLVYDVMPGEEVTVERPDILILEGLNVLQPSRMPKDGKVIPFVSDYFDFSVYLDADENDLHRWYVNRFMTLRQTAFRDPRSFFRKYAEIDEDEALSIAEKLWSGINLPNLQENILPTRQRASLILTKGASHRIQQVALRRL
- a CDS encoding DUF1697 domain-containing protein gives rise to the protein MTTYVALLHSIVLGPGKRLVMADLKAMVAALGFGDTRSWVATGNLIFEGEDEPLPAIESRLEAAFRTRFGKHVDIILRTAQAWRRLAAQNPFPEGNSADIGIRVMRSPLGPDALSRLGRIATPGIGLALADGDLWIDFGGKPSETKLLSHLTTKKLGIGTLRNANTVNALARMLD